The following are from one region of the Odontesthes bonariensis isolate fOdoBon6 chromosome 12, fOdoBon6.hap1, whole genome shotgun sequence genome:
- the osgepl1 gene encoding tRNA N6-adenosine threonylcarbamoyltransferase, mitochondrial isoform X1 translates to MFYTKVKILQRFLQCKHTFGSTPLSGKACCSKLVLGIETSCDDTGAAVLDETGAILGESLHSQKEVHLRTGGIIPTVAQQLHRENIERVVQEALERSSVTPSQLSAVATTVKPGLALSLSIGLEFSQRFVRKHSKPFIPIHHMEAHALTIRMLQPLSFPFLVLLVSGGHSLLAVARGIDDFLLLGHTLDEAPGDTLDKVARRLSLIKHPQCSTLSGGQAIELLAKDGDRMKFPFKTPMGHTFDCCFSFAGLRNQIKMTIMKKEAEEGVEKGTLLACVNDIAAGAQHTVACHLAKRTHRAILFCKANNLLSSNSPTLVLSGGVASNQYIRKALTIITETTGLHLLCPPAKFCTDNGVMIAWNGVERLREGKGILPPNVNVYYKPKAPLGLDISAEVRAAAIRLPSVRMKIPN, encoded by the exons ATGTTCTACACTAAAGTAAAGATATTACAGCGGTTTCTACAGTGTAAACATACGTTTGGCTCAACTCCTCTCTCTGGAAAGGCATGTTGCTCTAAACTTGTTTTAGGCATTGAGACAAGCTGTGATGATACTGGAGCTGCTGTGTTGGACGAAACGGGTGCAATACTGGGGGAGTCTTTGCATTCGCAGAAAGAGGTACATCTGAG GACTGGAGGCATCATCCCCACGGTAGCACAGCAGCTCCACAGAGAAAACATTGAACGCGTAGTCCAGGAGGCTTTGGAGAGGAGCAGCGTGACCCCAAGCCAGCTCTCGGCTGTTGCCACCACAGTAAAGCCCGGACTGGCCCTGAGCTTAAGCATTGGTCTTGAGTTCAGTCAGAGGTTTGTGAGGAAGCACAGCAAGCCTTTCATCCCCATCCACCACATGGAGGCCCATGCCTTGACCATCAGGATGCTCCAGCCTCTTTCCTTCCCCTTTCTGGTTCTGCTCGTTTCAGGTGGTCACTCGCTTCTTGCTGTGGCTCGGGGCATTGATGACTTTCTGCTTTTGGGACACACGTTGGATGAGGCTCCTGGGGATACATTAGATAaa GTGGCCAGACGTCTGTCCCTTATAAAACACCCACAGTGCTCCACACTAAGTGGAGGACAAGCTATAGAGCTCCTGGCAAAGGATGGTGACAGGATGAAGTTCCCTTTTAAGACACCTATGGGCCATACCTTTGACTGTTGCTTTTCTTTTGCTGGGCTGCGGAATCAAATCAAAATGACAATAATGAAAAAAGAGGCTGAGGAAG GTGTAGAAAAGGGTACTCTTCTGGCATGTGTGAATGACATTGCAGCTGGAGCACAGCACACCGTTGCCTGTCATCTTGCAAAGCGCACTCATCGTGCCATCTTGTTTTGTAAAGCAAACAACCTACTATCATCAAATAGTCCCACTTTG GTGTTATCCGGAGGAGTTGCAAGCAACCAGTATATCCGTAAGGCTTTGACAATCATCACTGAGACAACAGGACTACATTTACTCTGTCCTCCAGCCAAATTCTGCACTGACAACGGAGTAATGATTGCATG GAATGGTGTGGAGCGTCTGCGAGAGGGAAAAGGGATACTGCCTCCAAATGTAAATGTCTACTACAAGCCAAA GGCACCACTGGGTCTTGACATCTCAGCAGAGGTCAGAGCTGCAGCAATCAGGCTGCCATCAGTCAGGATGAAGATCCCTAACTGA
- the osgepl1 gene encoding tRNA N6-adenosine threonylcarbamoyltransferase, mitochondrial isoform X2, whose product MILELLCWTKRVQYWGSLCIRRKRTGGIIPTVAQQLHRENIERVVQEALERSSVTPSQLSAVATTVKPGLALSLSIGLEFSQRFVRKHSKPFIPIHHMEAHALTIRMLQPLSFPFLVLLVSGGHSLLAVARGIDDFLLLGHTLDEAPGDTLDKVARRLSLIKHPQCSTLSGGQAIELLAKDGDRMKFPFKTPMGHTFDCCFSFAGLRNQIKMTIMKKEAEEGVEKGTLLACVNDIAAGAQHTVACHLAKRTHRAILFCKANNLLSSNSPTLVLSGGVASNQYIRKALTIITETTGLHLLCPPAKFCTDNGVMIAWNGVERLREGKGILPPNVNVYYKPKAPLGLDISAEVRAAAIRLPSVRMKIPN is encoded by the exons ATGATACTGGAGCTGCTGTGTTGGACGAAACGGGTGCAATACTGGGGGAGTCTTTGCATTCGCAGAAAGAG GACTGGAGGCATCATCCCCACGGTAGCACAGCAGCTCCACAGAGAAAACATTGAACGCGTAGTCCAGGAGGCTTTGGAGAGGAGCAGCGTGACCCCAAGCCAGCTCTCGGCTGTTGCCACCACAGTAAAGCCCGGACTGGCCCTGAGCTTAAGCATTGGTCTTGAGTTCAGTCAGAGGTTTGTGAGGAAGCACAGCAAGCCTTTCATCCCCATCCACCACATGGAGGCCCATGCCTTGACCATCAGGATGCTCCAGCCTCTTTCCTTCCCCTTTCTGGTTCTGCTCGTTTCAGGTGGTCACTCGCTTCTTGCTGTGGCTCGGGGCATTGATGACTTTCTGCTTTTGGGACACACGTTGGATGAGGCTCCTGGGGATACATTAGATAaa GTGGCCAGACGTCTGTCCCTTATAAAACACCCACAGTGCTCCACACTAAGTGGAGGACAAGCTATAGAGCTCCTGGCAAAGGATGGTGACAGGATGAAGTTCCCTTTTAAGACACCTATGGGCCATACCTTTGACTGTTGCTTTTCTTTTGCTGGGCTGCGGAATCAAATCAAAATGACAATAATGAAAAAAGAGGCTGAGGAAG GTGTAGAAAAGGGTACTCTTCTGGCATGTGTGAATGACATTGCAGCTGGAGCACAGCACACCGTTGCCTGTCATCTTGCAAAGCGCACTCATCGTGCCATCTTGTTTTGTAAAGCAAACAACCTACTATCATCAAATAGTCCCACTTTG GTGTTATCCGGAGGAGTTGCAAGCAACCAGTATATCCGTAAGGCTTTGACAATCATCACTGAGACAACAGGACTACATTTACTCTGTCCTCCAGCCAAATTCTGCACTGACAACGGAGTAATGATTGCATG GAATGGTGTGGAGCGTCTGCGAGAGGGAAAAGGGATACTGCCTCCAAATGTAAATGTCTACTACAAGCCAAA GGCACCACTGGGTCTTGACATCTCAGCAGAGGTCAGAGCTGCAGCAATCAGGCTGCCATCAGTCAGGATGAAGATCCCTAACTGA